The following coding sequences lie in one Arachis ipaensis cultivar K30076 chromosome B05, Araip1.1, whole genome shotgun sequence genomic window:
- the LOC107640908 gene encoding uncharacterized protein LOC107640908, whose amino-acid sequence MDKTWILKPRNSVEYRRELNKFLDFVFANASSDGMIKCLYPQCGFQYMQTREDAYDHRLIRPFPPGYTMWLHHGEKPDEDSSSSTLVVEKPTSEVNPYVQMVHKAFNFTMPHGSEETTMGEHVEDDDLELPYLYDGPSHEAQDFIDLLADGEEELYLSCSKYSKLSFLVKLYHIKCLCSVSDKAMSMILDLLQDAFEEAKLLSTLYEAKKTIRKLGIEYKKELHDRMIACYIRQTSSDMLWHKEAGNNDEFLRHPRDAKAWKSFDLCMKQTFFILSMIIPGPKMPGNDIDVYLEPLVDELKQLWDGIETYDANKGNTFNMHVALMWTISDFSGLENLSGWNTHSELACPMCNVDAKGHKYRLDRNRFDGQVKSRDPPKKLFGTDVLRQQSNVLVSFVKQSTVTTKKRRNGQDADQDDSP is encoded by the exons ATGGATAAAACCTGGATTCTAAAGCCACGAAATAGTGTAGAATATAGGCGAGAACTTAACAAGTTCCTAGACTTTGTATTTGCGAATGCATCGTCCGATGGCATGATAAAGTGTCTATATCCTCAATGTGGGTTTCAATATATGCAAACAAGAGAGGATGCATACGACCATCGGTTGATAAGGCCCTTTCCCCCTGGATATACTATGTGGTTGCATCATGGTGAAAAACCAGATGAAGATAGCTCAAGTTCCACACTAGTGGTTGAAAAACCTACATCTGAAGTGAATCCATATGTACAAATGGTGCACAAGGCATTTAACTTCACAATGCCTCATGGAAGCGAGGAGACCACAATGGGTGAACATGTAGAAGACGATGATCTGGAGTTGCCATACTTGTACGATGGTCCAAGTCACGAGGCCCAGGATTTTATCGACCTTCTTGCGGATGGAGAGGAGGAGTTATATCTGAGTTGCTCAAAATACTCAAAGTTGTCTTTCTTGGTGAAGCTTTATCATATTAAATGTCTGTGCAGTGTGAGTGACAAGGCTATGTCAATGATTCTGGACTTACTGCAGGATGCATTTGAGGAAGCAAAACTCCTGTCCACATTATATGAAGCCAAAAAGACTATCAGAAAGTTAGGGATTGAATACAAAAAAGAGTTGCATGACCGAATGATTGCATGCTATATCAGG CAAACATCATCTGACATGTTATGGCATAAAGAGGCTGGTAATAACGATGAGTTCTTGAGGCATCCGAGGGACGCTAAAGCATGGAAAAGTTTTGAT CTTTGCATGAAACAGACTTTTTTTATTCTATCTATGATTATTCCTGGTCCCAAAATGCCTGGTAATGACATAGATGTTTATTTGGAGCCCTTGGTTGATGAGTTGAAGCAACTGTGGGATGGCATTGAAACTTATGATGCTAACAAGGGAAACACTTTCAATATGCACGTGGCATTAATGTGGACTATCAGCGACTTCTCGGGGTTGGAAAATTTATCTGGGTGGAATACGCACAGTGAATTAGCATGTCCTATGTGTAACGTAGACGCTAAG GGCCATAAGTATAGACTAGACCGGAATAGATTTGACGGACAAGTCAAAAGCAGAGATCCACCGAAGAAATTATTTGGAACAGATGTCTTGAGGCAACAGTCTAACGTATTGGTTTCATTTGTGAAACAGTCAACTGTGACAACAAAAAAAAGACGAAATGGTCAAGATGCAGATCAAGATGACTCGCCCTAG
- the LOC107640909 gene encoding uric acid degradation bifunctional protein TTL-like, producing MEDFSSCCASTTFANEISIASPFSSLEHAITVARDIWFCKLNARCWLEAISGRFCSNEFLETTNEVTIQELDEWGSIYEEKFGYVFVTCTSGRIFEDILAELKTCYRNRHVVELDIASKEEMKYIELHIIELLSKKSV from the exons ATGGAGGACTTCTCATCATGCTGTGCAAGCACAACATTTGCTAACGAAATATCTATAGCCTCTCCATTTTCATCATTAGAACATGCAATTACTGTTGCTAGAGACATATGGTTCTGTAAATTGAATGCTAGGTGTTGGTTGGAGGCTATATCAGGACGATTTTGTTCTAACGAATTCTTGGAAACGACGAACGAAGTTACTATACAG GAACTTGATGAATGGGGATCAATATACGAGGAGAAATTTGGGTATGTTTTTGTGACATGTACATCTGGTAGGATCTTTGAAGACATACTTGCTGAATTAAAG ACGTGCTATAGAAACAGGCATGTTGTTGAGTTGGATATTGCTTCAAAAGAGGAAATGAAGTATATAGAACTGCACATTATAGAGCTTCTTTCCAAGAAATCTGTCTGA